One window of Acropora palmata chromosome 1, jaAcrPala1.3, whole genome shotgun sequence genomic DNA carries:
- the LOC141893542 gene encoding small EDRK-rich factor 2-like, producing MLGGNQRELARAKNLKKQQDQAKKKGAGESGVALKERRERDAATMREKQKKAQDKKEAAEAGKK from the exons ATGTTAGGTGGGAATCAGCGTGAGTTAGCCCGTGCAAAAAACCTCAAGAAACAACAAGATCAGGCAAAGAAGAAGGGAGCAGGGGAAAGTGGTGTTGCcctgaaagaaagaagagaaag AGATGCTGCCACGATGAgagaaaagcagaaaaaagcTCAAGACAAAAAGGAGGCTGCTGAAGCTGGCAAAAAATAA